A stretch of the Candidatus Firestonebacteria bacterium RIFOXYD2_FULL_39_29 genome encodes the following:
- the ligA gene encoding DNA ligase (NAD(+)) LigA (this protein catalyzes the formation of phosphodiester linkages between 5'-phosphoryl and 3'-hydroxyl groups in double-stranded DNA using NAD as a coenzyme and as the energy source for the reaction; essential for DNA replication and repair of damaged DNA; similar to ligase LigB) has product MKIEEARKKIEKLKGDIRYHDRKYYIDANPEIPDSEYDKLMKELEALEKEFPELLSLDSPSQRVGGEPLKEFKTVTHKIPMLSLDNCYSSSELIAFDERVIKNLKDLKAEYIVEPKVDGIAVNLFYDKGFLRSASTRGDGVQGDDITANIKTIRSIPLTIEFKGKLEVRGEVYLPREEFVKMNKEKEEKGEAEFANPRNAAAGSLKLLDSREVAKRPLDILLHTLGSVEQDIWKTHEAALIELGNLGLKAVQPYKLCKNILEVINYVNSWEHKRDTLPFEIDGMVVKVNSYEQHKILGSTNKSPRYALAYKFKARQAMTTLKKITLQVGRTGIITPVAELEPVFLSGSTISRCTLHNEDEIKRKDIREGDTVVIEKGGEVIPKVINIVALKRTGKEKEFKMPDTCPVCSSNIVRLEKEVAWRCQNVACPAQIEGRIEHFTRRTAMNLEGFGPAIIKQLIEKKMVKDYADLYFLKQDALAALERMGEKSAVNLITAVEGSKKNSLGRLLFALGISDVGEHTAEILAAKYENVDFVVKAGLEELQGIKGIGPRVAESIVNFFTQKGNIATLNKLKEAGVNTEKTEEERLLSSGEGRFKGKTFVFTGELAMVRDDAELEVKKLGASVSSSVSKKTDFVVAGPGAGSKLGKAKEFGVKILSEKEFKEIIK; this is encoded by the coding sequence ATGAAAATTGAGGAAGCTAGAAAGAAGATAGAAAAACTCAAGGGGGATATACGGTATCATGACCGTAAGTATTATATTGATGCCAATCCCGAAATACCGGATTCTGAATATGATAAGCTGATGAAGGAATTGGAAGCCCTTGAGAAGGAATTTCCGGAGCTTCTTTCTTTGGACTCGCCCTCACAACGGGTTGGAGGGGAACCTCTTAAGGAGTTTAAAACTGTCACTCACAAAATTCCGATGCTTTCTCTGGATAATTGCTACAGCTCTTCCGAGCTTATTGCTTTTGATGAGAGAGTTATTAAGAACCTGAAAGATTTGAAGGCTGAGTACATTGTGGAGCCGAAAGTTGACGGTATTGCGGTCAACCTTTTCTATGACAAAGGGTTTTTACGCAGTGCTTCAACGCGTGGAGACGGGGTGCAGGGTGATGATATTACAGCTAATATAAAAACCATCCGGAGTATTCCGCTTACGATAGAGTTTAAAGGAAAACTTGAGGTGCGGGGCGAGGTTTATCTGCCCAGAGAAGAATTTGTAAAGATGAACAAAGAAAAAGAAGAAAAAGGCGAGGCGGAGTTTGCAAATCCGAGAAACGCTGCAGCCGGTTCCTTAAAACTTCTTGATTCTCGTGAAGTAGCAAAACGTCCTTTGGATATTCTGCTCCATACTTTAGGCTCGGTGGAACAAGATATCTGGAAGACCCATGAGGCTGCTCTTATTGAACTGGGAAATCTTGGTTTGAAGGCAGTTCAACCCTACAAACTTTGCAAAAATATTCTTGAAGTTATCAACTATGTTAATTCCTGGGAGCATAAACGGGATACACTTCCTTTCGAGATTGACGGGATGGTGGTAAAGGTTAATTCGTATGAACAGCATAAGATTCTTGGCTCAACGAATAAAAGTCCTCGCTATGCATTAGCCTATAAGTTTAAAGCCCGGCAGGCGATGACCACTCTTAAAAAAATTACTCTGCAGGTGGGCAGGACCGGAATAATTACACCGGTAGCTGAGCTGGAACCTGTTTTTTTGTCGGGTTCGACCATCAGCAGATGTACGCTTCACAATGAAGATGAGATAAAACGTAAAGATATAAGGGAAGGGGATACAGTTGTCATTGAGAAAGGCGGGGAAGTAATCCCTAAAGTTATTAATATTGTTGCTTTGAAAAGAACGGGGAAAGAAAAAGAGTTTAAAATGCCTGACACCTGCCCTGTTTGCAGTTCAAATATCGTCCGCCTTGAGAAAGAAGTGGCGTGGCGCTGTCAGAATGTTGCCTGTCCGGCTCAGATTGAAGGGAGGATAGAGCATTTTACCAGAAGAACGGCGATGAACCTGGAAGGGTTCGGGCCTGCAATTATAAAACAGCTTATTGAGAAAAAGATGGTTAAGGATTATGCGGACCTTTATTTTCTTAAGCAGGATGCGCTGGCCGCACTTGAAAGAATGGGCGAAAAGAGTGCGGTAAATCTCATTACGGCTGTAGAGGGTAGTAAGAAAAACTCGCTTGGCCGCCTCCTCTTTGCGCTAGGGATCTCTGATGTAGGGGAACATACCGCTGAGATACTTGCTGCCAAATATGAGAACGTAGACTTTGTGGTAAAGGCGGGATTGGAAGAGCTTCAGGGCATAAAAGGTATAGGACCGAGAGTCGCGGAGAGTATTGTCAACTTCTTCACACAAAAAGGCAATATCGCTACATTAAATAAGCTTAAAGAAGCCGGAGTTAATACTGAAAAGACGGAGGAAGAGCGTCTCCTCTCGTCCGGAGAAGGCAGGTTTAAAGGTAAGACATTTGTTTTTACCGGTGAGCTTGCGATGGTCAGGGATGATGCCGAGCTGGAAGTAAAGAAACTCGGGGCCTCGGTTTCAAGCAGTGTTTCGAAAAAAACGGATTTTGTAGTGGCAGGACCCGGTGCCGGGTCAAAACTTGGCAAGGCAAAGGAATTTGGAGTAAAAATTCTTTCAGAGAAGGAATTTAAGGAGATTATAAAATGA